In Winkia neuii, a genomic segment contains:
- a CDS encoding metal ABC transporter permease — MVSLWHIVSLPLLEAVAVGALCGLVGSLALLHKRIFFAESITHAAFPGAVLGVVVTVCFVSSHSWLSGGLFVGAAVGGVVLSAFMHAVATVRGITAEAAAGITLTLGFSAGYFLNKWFSPLPLKIESFLTGCLLSCTRVDVWASVSALLLTVAMWCFGRQALIGAAFDPVGFRASRGRLGLWRFSINALIIITVTVIIPAVGTVVSISLLAGPAAALKTKFHSSGAYVLASTLAGAAVSVAGLGLAVWQALSAGGCIALLAGAFFLMVEGISCLGSAARRPSIAAWGGERERCLLSQDATIR, encoded by the coding sequence ATGGTGAGTTTGTGGCACATAGTGTCTCTGCCGCTGTTGGAGGCTGTAGCAGTGGGTGCGTTATGTGGTCTGGTCGGTTCGCTTGCACTATTGCATAAGCGTATCTTCTTTGCGGAATCTATTACCCATGCGGCTTTCCCAGGAGCGGTGTTGGGGGTAGTGGTAACTGTCTGCTTCGTGAGTAGTCATTCCTGGCTTTCGGGTGGATTATTTGTTGGAGCGGCGGTGGGGGGAGTAGTGCTGTCAGCGTTCATGCATGCAGTCGCCACAGTTCGGGGGATAACCGCAGAAGCTGCTGCTGGAATAACCCTTACCTTAGGTTTTTCAGCTGGCTACTTTCTAAACAAATGGTTCTCTCCATTACCACTGAAAATAGAATCATTCCTAACTGGATGTCTGCTCTCTTGTACGAGGGTGGACGTGTGGGCGAGCGTGAGTGCCTTGTTATTGACAGTAGCCATGTGGTGCTTTGGAAGACAGGCTCTTATCGGTGCTGCGTTTGATCCGGTTGGATTCCGAGCCAGCAGAGGGCGGCTGGGGTTGTGGCGCTTCAGTATCAATGCGTTGATCATTATTACTGTCACGGTCATTATTCCAGCTGTGGGCACCGTGGTTTCTATTTCGTTGCTAGCGGGACCTGCAGCAGCATTGAAAACAAAATTCCACTCGAGTGGCGCATACGTACTGGCATCAACTCTGGCGGGGGCGGCGGTCTCGGTAGCTGGTCTAGGGCTAGCGGTTTGGCAGGCGCTTTCAGCTGGCGGGTGCATCGCCCTTCTGGCAGGGGCATTCTTCCTAATGGTAGAGGGCATTTCCTGTCTTGGCAGTGCTGCCAGGAGGCCCTCGATTGCTGCCTGGGGTGGCGAGCGCGAGAGGTGTTTACTGTCACAAGATGCGACGATCAGGTAG
- a CDS encoding metal ABC transporter permease — protein sequence MLAELFEMMRAALAPIPGWGFICSAPYLFRPFCLLVVLAVAAGIVGTVVNLRCAEFNAEALVHGVFPGIVAGAIYGGIDMILPGAAICAIFVVLALVWAGSKAEISEGATATVLTTFFALGVVLSLKKGDMSGQLESLMFGRLLDVTQVRLEQSLLACLVAILLVGITWKSQIIVAFDRASASVLRINTFVIDLFLNVAIAAVVVSAASAVGVLLVIGFLVIPGAVGRLLARSASSMVPIGIIAGLLAAYVGLVVLSLPSTHPVSPQGAVCLSLCATFVGALAIRFGCNAPAVANLLKIGRK from the coding sequence GTGCTAGCGGAGCTTTTTGAAATGATGCGGGCCGCATTAGCGCCGATTCCCGGGTGGGGATTTATTTGCAGTGCCCCATACCTGTTCAGGCCATTTTGCCTGCTAGTTGTGCTTGCGGTTGCTGCTGGAATTGTTGGCACCGTAGTCAATTTGCGGTGTGCAGAGTTCAATGCGGAAGCCTTGGTGCACGGCGTATTTCCGGGCATCGTAGCGGGGGCAATATATGGGGGAATCGACATGATTCTTCCCGGCGCTGCCATCTGCGCCATCTTCGTGGTGTTGGCCCTTGTGTGGGCCGGCAGCAAGGCTGAAATAAGCGAAGGCGCAACCGCTACTGTCCTCACTACGTTTTTCGCCCTCGGGGTGGTGCTTTCCCTAAAGAAAGGGGATATGTCCGGGCAGCTTGAATCGCTCATGTTTGGCCGACTGTTGGACGTGACGCAAGTGCGGTTAGAACAATCCCTCCTGGCATGCTTAGTGGCGATTCTTCTGGTCGGCATCACTTGGAAGAGTCAAATAATTGTTGCTTTCGATAGGGCAAGCGCATCCGTGCTTCGCATTAACACCTTCGTGATTGACCTGTTCCTAAATGTTGCAATTGCCGCAGTGGTAGTTTCGGCCGCATCCGCGGTCGGGGTGTTGCTCGTGATCGGATTCCTCGTGATTCCTGGTGCGGTTGGTCGGTTGCTCGCAAGGAGCGCTTCATCTATGGTGCCGATAGGAATTATTGCGGGCTTGCTGGCAGCATATGTTGGTTTGGTAGTACTTAGCCTACCTTCCACACATCCGGTATCCCCACAGGGGGCTGTATGCCTGAGTTTGTGTGCGACTTTTGTTGGTGCCCTAGCTATTCGCTTCGGATGTAATGCCCCCGCAGTTGCCAACCTATTGAAAATAGGGAGGAAATAA
- a CDS encoding metal ABC transporter ATP-binding protein, with protein sequence MADASLAYGRKIVVTGLNGTLAEGEALALIGPNGSGKTTLLKALTGAVRIASGAITMPPGASIGYVPQHLNLDATFPITAAQVVAMGLRAQTGILGLLRAEHKDRLKKAIAHVGLQEKAGQRFGDLSGGQQQRILLARALIAEPTLLLLDEPFNGLDEPNRAGLLRIISQAKASGIGVVVSTHDIELAQKTCDKALLLAGRQVAYGSLQQVLSEQLVDVAYGKR encoded by the coding sequence ATGGCTGACGCTAGCCTTGCCTATGGTCGGAAAATAGTGGTCACCGGCCTAAACGGTACTCTAGCCGAGGGCGAAGCTTTGGCACTGATAGGCCCCAACGGCTCAGGGAAAACTACTTTGCTCAAAGCTCTGACCGGAGCGGTTCGGATAGCATCTGGGGCAATCACGATGCCGCCCGGGGCAAGCATCGGTTACGTTCCGCAACATCTAAATCTAGACGCCACCTTTCCCATCACGGCAGCACAGGTGGTAGCGATGGGCTTGCGTGCCCAGACGGGGATACTCGGCCTGCTGCGGGCCGAACACAAAGATCGCTTGAAAAAGGCTATCGCCCACGTAGGGCTACAGGAGAAGGCTGGGCAACGTTTCGGTGATCTTTCAGGCGGGCAACAACAAAGGATATTGCTAGCGAGAGCCCTAATCGCTGAGCCGACGCTCTTACTGCTCGATGAACCGTTCAACGGGCTGGATGAACCGAATCGGGCGGGTTTATTGCGCATCATCTCGCAGGCGAAAGCTAGCGGGATTGGGGTGGTGGTATCTACCCATGACATCGAACTGGCACAGAAAACCTGCGATAAAGCGTTGCTGCTAGCAGGGCGTCAGGTGGCCTACGGGTCGCTGCAACAAGTGCTTTCTGAACAACTGGTAGACGTGGCATATGGAAAGAGGTAA
- a CDS encoding metal ABC transporter substrate-binding protein, whose translation MVKRSIVGMSACVLLALTMTGCGAGQKAAGPSQKAKNQVNVVATTTQICDYVTQIAGSRDADSKLALKKTDATGKTSSLGAEPKNAESTINLTCLLAPNASAHEHEMTPGQSKALSEADVMLVSGVDLEHFLDSAVESSGFHGTMGVTSGVLTASEVDKKETATNLPYKVDHGVAKVNVRKWPFPPEEGESAPEFQYDPHVWTSPRNTIVQVQNIGAILGKASPQNKDLFDKHVQKYTAALQDLDKWVGEAIASVPANHRVLFTSHDAFGYFSADYGVKFIGAALSDFNAQQDATATHIQEAAKQVKDSGAVALFAENSNNSKSIEAVARAAGVKAIIGDDALYGDSLGPVGSAGETYIGSIIHNVTTLVKAWDGTVPTLPASVK comes from the coding sequence ATAGTGAAACGGTCAATTGTGGGTATGAGCGCTTGCGTTCTGCTCGCCCTCACCATGACTGGGTGTGGGGCAGGACAGAAAGCTGCAGGCCCGAGCCAAAAGGCGAAGAATCAAGTAAACGTCGTAGCAACAACCACCCAAATCTGCGACTACGTCACCCAGATAGCCGGTAGCCGCGACGCAGATTCTAAGCTCGCCCTCAAGAAGACGGATGCTACCGGGAAGACCTCAAGCCTTGGGGCAGAGCCTAAGAATGCTGAATCGACTATCAACTTGACCTGCTTGCTGGCTCCCAACGCCTCAGCGCATGAACATGAAATGACGCCGGGACAATCGAAAGCGCTATCTGAAGCTGACGTCATGCTTGTTTCCGGGGTAGATCTGGAGCACTTCCTAGACTCAGCAGTAGAATCGTCCGGCTTCCACGGAACCATGGGCGTAACTTCTGGCGTGCTCACCGCCAGTGAGGTGGACAAGAAAGAGACTGCGACAAACTTGCCTTACAAGGTGGATCACGGGGTCGCCAAGGTCAACGTTCGCAAGTGGCCATTCCCTCCGGAGGAGGGCGAATCTGCGCCCGAGTTCCAATATGACCCACACGTGTGGACAAGTCCGCGCAACACGATAGTGCAGGTGCAGAACATTGGCGCCATCTTAGGGAAGGCTTCCCCGCAGAATAAAGATCTCTTCGACAAACACGTACAGAAATACACTGCGGCGCTGCAGGATCTAGACAAGTGGGTAGGCGAGGCCATTGCTTCCGTACCGGCTAACCACCGCGTACTATTCACTTCTCATGATGCTTTCGGGTATTTCTCGGCCGACTATGGAGTGAAGTTTATTGGTGCGGCCCTATCTGATTTCAACGCGCAGCAGGATGCGACTGCTACCCACATCCAGGAGGCAGCAAAGCAAGTCAAGGATTCCGGTGCAGTCGCTCTGTTCGCCGAAAACTCAAACAATTCGAAATCCATTGAGGCAGTAGCGCGGGCCGCGGGTGTGAAAGCAATTATTGGCGACGACGCACTCTACGGTGATTCGCTCGGCCCTGTCGGTTCGGCAGGGGAAACCTACATTGGTTCGATCATTCACAACGTCACCACCTTGGTGAAGGCGTGGGATGGCACTGTTCCTACCCTGCCAGCGTCGGTGAAATAG
- a CDS encoding pseudouridine synthase: MQQRYEKLDANELKKLFAQGAFVNSAGAALGADSPSELIRQGVYFYRPVADEVATPIKIPVLAQTENWIAVDKPAGLATMPRGAFVARSVTVALRRQECNDELVPAHRLDRPTAGVLLFTKKKQLRGAYQKLFEERKVQKSYRLLAPTASLPDSFTCEALIYRVEGQHRVGLSRTGEANSYTKFRRLSTQGKISLYEARPHTGKMHQIRAHMASLGAPLVGDRLYGWEGEQVPLQLLAHSLSFDDPYAKTVTLQSKQHLPLTEKITALLRQL, encoded by the coding sequence ATGCAACAACGATACGAAAAACTCGATGCCAACGAGCTTAAGAAACTGTTCGCCCAAGGCGCCTTCGTCAATTCCGCAGGCGCTGCACTTGGGGCGGATTCGCCCTCGGAACTGATAAGGCAGGGGGTGTATTTCTACCGCCCTGTGGCAGACGAGGTCGCTACTCCAATCAAAATTCCAGTGCTAGCGCAAACCGAGAACTGGATAGCAGTGGATAAACCCGCAGGACTGGCAACCATGCCTAGGGGTGCCTTCGTGGCCAGGTCGGTCACTGTTGCGCTTCGCCGGCAGGAGTGCAACGACGAACTGGTGCCGGCGCACAGATTGGATAGACCAACTGCGGGGGTTCTGCTTTTTACTAAAAAGAAGCAGCTTCGGGGCGCGTACCAGAAGTTGTTTGAAGAGCGGAAGGTGCAAAAGTCGTACCGGCTACTTGCTCCCACAGCTAGTCTGCCTGACAGCTTTACCTGTGAAGCCCTGATCTACCGGGTGGAGGGGCAACACCGGGTGGGACTATCGCGCACTGGTGAGGCGAACTCTTACACCAAGTTTCGCAGACTCTCGACGCAAGGAAAGATTTCGCTGTACGAGGCACGCCCGCACACAGGGAAAATGCACCAGATTAGAGCCCACATGGCATCTCTTGGTGCGCCACTAGTGGGCGATCGTCTGTATGGGTGGGAGGGGGAGCAAGTACCGCTACAGCTTTTGGCGCACTCTTTGTCCTTCGATGATCCGTACGCCAAGACAGTGACTTTGCAAAGTAAGCAGCATCTTCCACTGACAGAAAAAATAACCGCACTGCTGAGACAATTGTGA
- a CDS encoding DUF4298 domain-containing protein — translation MSLTEKEQLAAQNDQRLKQVEKDIAKLQEAPAQIKELAAQMGKLMQYYYGPWREDREELDKAGKGQYGVLSEDAIWDQMGDYRSGLEELLHEVETALKDYEK, via the coding sequence ATGTCACTGACCGAAAAGGAACAGCTGGCGGCGCAAAACGACCAGCGGCTGAAGCAAGTCGAAAAAGACATTGCGAAGCTGCAAGAAGCGCCAGCGCAAATCAAAGAATTGGCCGCCCAGATGGGCAAGTTGATGCAGTACTACTACGGGCCGTGGCGCGAGGACCGAGAGGAACTGGATAAGGCCGGCAAAGGCCAATACGGTGTCTTGAGCGAGGATGCCATATGGGACCAGATGGGAGACTACCGCAGTGGTTTGGAAGAGCTACTGCACGAAGTGGAAACCGCACTCAAGGACTACGAGAAGTAG
- the der gene encoding ribosome biogenesis GTPase Der has protein sequence MMKESKLVVAIDGPSGSGKSTVSKELARELAGAYIDTGATYRALAWWVLNQDLDRNDEAVLGKAAQEFPLDLSTDPDHPGVRVGAEDVSAAIRTPEVTEVSSQISSCGALREGLIAKQRQLIKEVEAPAVVVEGRDITTVVAPQAPVRVLLTASEAVRMARRGAELGESDWAALEKQIVQRDKRDSKTTSFQEAAEGVTLVDSSEMTIPQVVDQIKALIVEAGYDHLVDKTAKALRAGLADYDLSEEDLALLQTSPQQAQAQQVAAGEPVVAIVGRPNVGKSTLVNRILGRRAAVVQDTPGVTRDRVSYAAEWAGHRFTLVDTGGWEVDVKGLDRTVAHQAQIAIDQSDVVIFVLDAAVGITATDEHIVRLLRSSGKPVVLAANKVDSEQLESDAAGLWALGMGEPHPISALHGRGSGDLLDALMDVLPKESAVVSAKPNDGVFRIALVGRPNVGKSSFLNALAGEQRAVVHDMAGTTRDPVDELLEIDGEPWWFVDTAGIRRKMHKSKGADFYASLRTQAAIERSDVAVVLLDATQTVSEQDVRIINQVLEAGRALVIVNNKWDLVDEDRQYDFKREVERDLGHVAWAPSINVAAKTGWHTNRLVRALNAAINGWTTRISTGMLNSYLGEVVAANPHPVRSGKQPRILFGTQVHAAPPRIVLFTTGFMDPSYRRFLERKLREKFGFVGTPIQIAVRERQRRKK, from the coding sequence ATGATGAAAGAATCGAAACTAGTAGTAGCAATTGACGGGCCCTCTGGGTCTGGCAAATCTACCGTGTCTAAGGAACTAGCCCGCGAACTTGCAGGTGCCTACATTGATACGGGGGCAACATACCGCGCACTCGCATGGTGGGTGCTGAACCAGGATCTTGACCGAAATGATGAGGCAGTGCTGGGAAAGGCTGCCCAAGAATTCCCGCTCGACCTATCTACTGACCCGGACCATCCCGGTGTCCGGGTTGGTGCTGAGGATGTAAGCGCCGCGATTCGCACCCCGGAGGTAACCGAGGTATCTTCCCAAATTTCCTCATGCGGCGCGCTGCGCGAAGGCCTAATTGCTAAGCAACGGCAACTAATAAAGGAAGTGGAGGCGCCCGCCGTTGTTGTGGAAGGGCGCGACATCACCACCGTCGTGGCTCCGCAGGCGCCGGTACGCGTGCTCCTCACTGCTTCTGAGGCAGTGCGCATGGCACGCCGCGGCGCCGAACTTGGAGAATCGGATTGGGCCGCCCTCGAAAAGCAGATCGTGCAGCGCGACAAACGCGATTCTAAGACCACTTCCTTCCAAGAAGCGGCCGAAGGCGTAACGCTGGTCGATTCTTCAGAAATGACAATTCCCCAGGTGGTTGATCAGATCAAAGCTCTTATTGTGGAGGCTGGCTACGACCACCTGGTTGACAAGACAGCGAAGGCCCTGCGTGCCGGCCTGGCTGACTACGACCTTAGCGAGGAAGACCTGGCGCTGCTGCAGACAAGCCCGCAGCAGGCTCAGGCCCAGCAGGTAGCCGCAGGCGAGCCTGTCGTAGCCATCGTGGGGCGCCCAAACGTTGGCAAGTCGACGTTAGTAAACCGTATCCTGGGCCGCCGCGCCGCGGTTGTACAGGATACCCCAGGGGTAACCCGAGACAGAGTCTCCTATGCTGCCGAATGGGCTGGCCACCGGTTCACCCTAGTAGATACCGGTGGTTGGGAAGTGGACGTCAAAGGACTCGACCGTACTGTGGCACACCAGGCGCAGATCGCTATCGACCAATCCGATGTGGTGATCTTCGTCCTCGACGCAGCTGTGGGGATCACCGCCACCGACGAGCACATTGTCCGATTGCTACGTAGCTCCGGCAAACCCGTTGTGCTTGCGGCAAACAAAGTTGACTCAGAGCAGCTCGAATCTGATGCGGCGGGCCTGTGGGCACTGGGAATGGGGGAGCCGCACCCAATCTCCGCTCTGCACGGGCGAGGATCCGGGGATCTGCTAGACGCCCTCATGGATGTCCTTCCAAAGGAATCGGCCGTAGTCTCGGCGAAGCCAAACGACGGGGTATTCCGGATCGCCCTGGTAGGTAGGCCTAACGTGGGCAAGTCCTCCTTCCTCAATGCGCTAGCTGGCGAACAGCGAGCCGTAGTACACGACATGGCAGGAACCACCCGCGACCCCGTGGACGAACTACTCGAAATTGACGGAGAACCGTGGTGGTTTGTAGACACCGCTGGCATCCGCCGCAAGATGCACAAATCTAAGGGAGCCGATTTCTACGCCTCCCTGCGTACCCAGGCGGCGATTGAACGCTCGGACGTGGCAGTCGTGCTTCTGGATGCTACCCAGACGGTCTCGGAACAGGACGTGCGCATCATCAACCAGGTGCTAGAAGCAGGGCGTGCTCTGGTAATCGTGAACAACAAGTGGGACCTGGTAGACGAAGATCGCCAGTACGACTTCAAACGCGAGGTTGAACGAGATCTAGGACACGTGGCATGGGCACCCTCAATAAATGTTGCAGCAAAAACCGGCTGGCACACGAACCGGCTGGTGCGCGCGCTCAATGCGGCGATCAACGGGTGGACCACCCGAATTAGCACGGGAATGCTCAACTCCTACCTGGGCGAGGTAGTTGCAGCCAACCCCCACCCGGTGCGCTCTGGCAAACAGCCACGTATCCTGTTTGGTACCCAGGTGCATGCAGCGCCTCCGCGGATCGTGCTGTTTACAACTGGGTTCATGGATCCCTCTTACCGGCGTTTCTTGGAGCGCAAGCTTCGCGAAAAATTCGGCTTCGTGGGTACTCCAATCCAGATTGCAGTCCGTGAAAGGCAAAGGCGAAAGAAGTAA